In a single window of the Streptosporangiales bacterium genome:
- a CDS encoding HTH domain-containing protein — translation MLELLGAGLKDDAIARTLGVSSRTVRRRVAELEDRFGAANRIQLVARAAVHGWIRV, via the coding sequence GCTCGAGCTGCTCGGCGCCGGCCTCAAGGACGATGCGATCGCGCGGACGCTCGGCGTGAGCTCGCGCACGGTGCGCAGGCGCGTCGCGGAGCTCGAGGACCGGTTCGGCGCCGCCAACAGGATCCAGCTCGTCGCGCGCGCCGCCGTGCACGGCTGGATCCGGGTGTGA